The following is a genomic window from Armatimonadota bacterium.
TCGTGCTGTTGCGCTTGGAAGACATGGAGGGGTATCACGCGGAGATGAACCGGATACTCCAGGAACGGCAGCAGAAGTAGGCTGCGTCGCACAACACGCTTTGGCGCGGCGCCCGGTGTCGTGGGTATCACGACTTATGATGTTGATCCCCGGAGGTATGTGAATGCGATATATGCGTGTCTATGTGTTGGTGTGCGCTGCGGCCTGGGCGGCGCTCTCCGTGGCCGCGTGCGCCGCCCCGGCGGCGACCCTCGAGGATGCCCGCACGGCCGTCGGCCGCGCCCAGAGCGTGCTGCGGGATTTCGCTGTTGATATCACGGACTGGAAGTTTGGGCTGGAAGCGTCGGATGATGCGCGTCTGCCGGATTTTGATGACTCGGACTGGGAGGCGAGCGGCATTGGCGCCAGGTGGCAGAAGGAGAACACCTACGGCTGGTACCGCACGCGACTGACGGTCCCGGAACGGCTGCGCGGCCTGCCCACCGCGGGGCGTCGGCTGACGTTCCTCGTCGGCATTGACGACAGGGGCGAGGCCTACGTCAACGGGGAACTGCAGCAGAAGTTCGAATGGGACAGCGGTCGCGTGGTGTTGGCCGAAGCCGCCGAGGCGGGCACGACGTACGTCATTGCCATCAAGGCGATTAACGATATCGAAGAGGGCGCTCTGCGTCACGCGCGATTGGTGCTCGGCGGCACGGAAGAACTGGAGGCCCGTCGCGACGCATTCCTCGACCGCCTGCGGCAGGCAGCGCAGTTCTGCAGCCATCACCCGGCCCCGAATCCAGCATTGCTGTCCGCNNNNNNNNNNNNNNNNNNNNNNNNNNNNNNNNNNNNNNNNNNNNNNNNNNNNNNNNNNNNNNNNNNNNNNNNNNNNNNNNNNNNNNNNNNNNNNNNNNNNCGCGCACGTAACGCTCGTTCGCCCATACCACGAAGTCTATCCAGTCCGGCGCCGGGGAGCAGCCGTAGAGCGGGGCCTTGTACGCGATGACATCCGCGGAACCGGGGTCTGCCGCGCCGTTCGCCCACTCCTCGCCGTAGAACGACCACTCCGGCGCCTGTGCCGAGATGCCGTTGAGGATGGAGTAAGGCACCACGGCGATGCCCTTCGCGTGGTAGTCCGCAACGAGCGCGCCGTACTTCTCGGGGTCGGTCGCCTGCGGATACCCGTAGTATCGTATGACATCCGCCGTCGGCCATAGGATGTGCGCGTTGGCGTTGACCCCCGGCGTCAGCCGCCACTTGCGCCATCCGCTGATATCCCTAACCGGCGTCGCCTGCAAGCCGCAGGTGAACCGCCACGGCTCGGTCAGCGTGCGCGGCGTCTCCCAGAATGACCACACGGCATCTACGGACGTCGGCGTGCGTTCGATCCGGAAACCGTCGCCGCGGTCTACGCGATCCCACGCCTCGTCGGACTCGCAGAACCCCGCCAGCCCGCGCTCCTCGTCACCGAGCCACCAGTACATCGCCCAGTTCGCCTTGAGGAACGCCCCTTGCTCGGGCGGCACAGCGCCGCGGGCGGTGTTGTACGGCGTCATGACGGTATGATAGAGCGTGGCATGCGCGGGGTCGAGAGGCACCCGTAGCTCCATGGAATCAGCAACGGCGCCCGGCGCGGGTGTGAGCGTCAGATCGTAACGCAGCATTCCATCAAACTCGGCGGCGCAGGTCCATTCCAGGGTGCCCAAATCGCATTTCGCCGAGCCCGCGAACCGCGCGACCATAGGGGTGGCCTCAACCAGCCGCCGCTCCCGCGCTTGCCACCGTACCGGCTTGCCTCCCGCTGTCAGGCGCATACGCACCGGCGCGCCCAGCAGCTCCGCACCGGCCGATTCGATGCGGCTCGGCAGCCCCAGGGAACCGAGTTCGTAGCGGCGCCCCCAGCATGTGATGGACGTCGGAAGCTGCGGCAGCGATTTCGTGGTGAGCGGCGTCCACGGAGGCGGGGGCGCATCCGGGATGCCGATCTTGTTGCCGCGCCAGACGGGAGGGCCGGGGGCGGTCAGCGTTTGCGACGCTGCCCCGATTTCCGCGCCATCACGGCCCCGCATCGTGACCTTCACCCGGTACTCGCCGGGGGCAAGTTCGGTGAACGGGATGACGGCTTCACCGGTTTCATAACTGAGCATGCGCACCGGTGCGGGCTTCGTGCCCGCGGGAGGTTCCAGGCGCGCGACACCGCCAGCGGCCTGTGCGCCGCCGCGCGGATTGACTTCGACTTCCACCCGAATTTCGCGCTGCGACGCTCGCGGCCGCGCCATCATCTGCACTCGCGGCCCCAGCCCCGCCGGAACGTCCTCGCCGGGCGGGCGATCCGCCGCATGCTCGTAGGCCCATGCGACTTCCTCCGCGACCAACGCCCGGTCGTAGATGTACAGTTCATCCACCAGCGACCGCGCGTCGCGCTTGAAGTGCCACGGCCGGTCGCCGACGAGAAAACGCCCGGACAGGCCCTGGGGGATCTGCGGCCGCGGCAATCGGGTGGATGCCTCGCCGTCGAGGTAGAAGGAGATCTCGCGCGGGCTCCACGTCGCGGCGAGGTGATGCCACTCACCGGGTTGCAGCGGGCTGAAGTTCTGCCCGGCGGTGCTCCACGTCTCGCGCATCTCACTGATGAGAAACAACCCGACGCCCGGCGAGTGAAACTTGTATATCAGAAGCCAGCCCGGGTCGGATGCCTCGAAGAAGACGTGGAACTTCTCGTCCGTGCCATCCCAGTCCTGCGGGCAGATCCAGAACTCGATGCTCCCGCGCTCGGGATGCACGTTGCCCTCGACGGCATAGCTGACGTAGCCCGCGTTCTCGCCTGACAGCAACGCCTGGCCGCGTTTGCCCGGCGCGAATTGCGGCCCGCCCTCCTCTCCTCGGGCTGTGGCGTCTCCCACAGCGACGGCGTCGGCCGTTCCCTCGAACCCCGCGTAGAACAGCACGCCGCCGCGGTCGGCGGCGGCGCATGGGCTGACAAGCAGCAGCAAGGCGACGAATACCCACGGCCTCATCGTATCACACACTCCATGTCGTGCTTGCCTTTCCGCGCCTTCGGTGGGTTCCGCGCGACAGACAGCAGTCGAGTGATAGCGCGGTTCACGGCGCGCGGAAAACGAGCATGCCCTCCTCGTTGCGCAGCTCCAGCGCCGGCCCGGCGGAATCCACTATCAAGCTTGCCTGTGGCGTTCCTTTCGGGCTGCACAGGTCCAGGCGAGGCCCCGTTACCGGCACACGAAGCGTTGCGCGCACCACGCCGTTCTGGTCGCTCAGGGCGAGGGTGGACGCGCCGTCTTTGTCCACCCACAGCCCACCGCGTACCTTGCCGGTCTCGTCCAACACCAAGATCCGCTCCGCCTCGACTGATTTGAAGTACTCCAGTCCGGGCACCGCAGCCAATGCAATCAGTCCGGTCAGGAGCGCCACCATAACCAGGCCACCGAGCCGCAGGTGCCGGTTTTGACGTTCCAGGCGTGCCGCGCGCTGGGCGAGCACTTCCACCGATGCTTCGTTCATGTCTGATTCCTCCGCGCCCCAGAAAGCCGCCGTTCTGGATGTTGTCGCCTCGTCTGCCGCCCGAGAGTCGGCCCATCGCTACCGCGGCGGGGCAGAATAGGACAGTTCCTGTTCCTTATCTGTCAACTCGAGCCGGGCGTCGGAGCCGGGCCACGCGCGCAGGGCGGCTCGCCGCTGATTCCGGCGGTCGTGGAGCACAAAGTGCGGCAAGCAGCGTCGTTGCGCCAACTCGAGCGTCGCCAGCGGCTCACCCGCGTCACACAGGCTGAGTTGAACCGGGATGCCTTCGTCCTCTGCGACCGCTTTCTCTGCACCCATGTGGCCCAGAATCGCGCGGGCGCCACCGGGATTGCCCCCAATATCCACCGCGTAGGTCCGGGCGACAATCTGCTTCCCGCGGTAAGTCGGCTTCGCCTGGTTGCTCCCGAGGAAGAGCACCCCGCCGGTCACCGCCACGATCAAGAGAAGGCCGGTCGCGAGCCGCCGGTTCTCATGCTCCAGCCGCGCGAACCGCTCGGTCAAACCTTGCAATGTGGACTCGTCCATCAGGTCTCCCCTCCGCCCATAGTTTCCCGCGGCGTGCTCCCCGACCGCCCCCGCGTGAGCCCTCATGTCTCAGTCGCCATCCAGCACCGTGTACGCGAACGACTCCACGATGATAGGCCTCGCGCCGCGCACCGGCGCCTTCAGGCGCACCGCCCCGCCCGCGCGCACGGGCNNNNNNNNNNNNNNNNNNNNNNNNNNNNNNNNNNNNNNNNNNNNNNNNNNNNNNNNNNNNNNNNNNNNNNNNNNNNNNNNNNNNNNNNNNNNNNNNNNNNGGCCCCGCGCTCTCGCTTCGGGCGGCGAGAGGTTTCGAGCGAGAGGGCGTGGTGGCGCGAGGGGGGTCTGCTGACCGCCTTCGCCCGGTAGTTACTTACCGGACGGAGGTTCGAAGTGTCGGACTGGTCAAGCGTGTCCGAATCGAACTGCAGGGAAATCGAGGGGCGAAGAAACTGCATAAACACTGGATTTGGGCCGGCCCAAGGTCCCCGAGTTTGCTGGTAACTGCGTCGGCTCAGTCTCCGTCCGTCTGGGATTCCGAGATGAGGACGGAACGTGTTGATGAGGTAGCGCTTGAGCTGCCTCAGTGGTGCGATCTGTGCCGCCAAGTGGTAGAATGGAGAGGCTTGGCTGAACCTAGGAGCCGCTGATGCGAACTCGTGCGCGGCCCGATTAGCACACAGGCCGTGCCACGAGATAGAGCGAGTGGGCGCGGTCTGCGCCCTTCCGGGGAGAGAGAGAGATGCATTTCACTGAATACTGGTCTATCGTTGAGCGCAGCCACACTATCCAGAACCCGATATCGCCGGAAAAGCTGGGGCTTCTGGCGGACTACTGCCGGGTAAGGGACGGGGCGCGCGTATTGGACGTGGGAAGCGGTAAGGGATGGCTTCTATGCACGTGGGCGAAGGCGTGGCAGATTGACGGCACGGGGCTGGAGGTCAGCCCGTGGTTTGTGGCGGCGGCGCGCCAGCGCGCGGAGGTGGAGGGCGTGGTTGACCGCCTGAATTTCATCGAGGGGCCGGCGCTCGATTTCGCGCCTCAGCCGGCGAGCTACGACGGGGTTCTGTGCATCGGGGCCTCGTTCGCGTTGAACAACTTCGACGAGGCGGTGGCGTGGATGCGGCGAGCGGTGAAGTCTGACGGGGTGCTCGCCATTGGCGAGCCCTTCCTCAATCGGCCCCTGCCGCCGGAGGTCGCCGCCCTCGCCGGGCCTGAGGCCGCCCAGTGGCGGAGCCTAGCAGGCACGGTAGCGGCGCTGGAGGCCCACGGCCTGGAGCTGTGCGGGCTGATCACGGCTTCGCCAGACGATTGGGACCACTACGAGAGCCCCCACTGGCTGGCCGCCCGCGAGTGGGCGGCCGCTAACCCGGATCACCCCGAGCGCGAGGAGCTCCTCCGGGGGGTGCGCCGGGCACGGGAGGCCTACTTCGGCTGGCAGCGCGACTACCTGGGGTGGAGCATCTTTGTCGCGGCGCCGGCTTAGCCGACGCCGGAGGATGCCCCTGGCCAGCAGGGAGGCCGCCTCCTCAAGCCGCTCAGCCGGGGACATCATCTCGGGGTCCAATGGGTTCGACATCTTCCCGCTCCTCGCCGCCGCCAAGGCTATGGCGGACAAGCCTTGCCAGTCATCACGACTCAGACCTGGTGGTGCGAGGGGGCCTGCTGACCGCCTTCGCCCAGTAGATACTTACCGGACGGAGGTTCGAAGTGTCGGAGTGGTCAGCGTGTCCGAATCGAACCCCGGAGCACCAGGCCTCAACAAGCCCGTGCAAACACCGGATTCTCCACATGTGTGGACGTGGTGGCGGACTTCGACGCCGGAGGGTTTGTCGGCGGACAAACGGTACCGGAATCCAGGCGCGCGGCAGTCCGCCGTTGCTACTCGGAGCAAGATGCCGGCACGACAGCACCTTCCGTCCGTCATCCTCCGGGACCGATGCCGGGGGGTGAGTGTGTTATAATCGGGCATTCCAAGCATACTTGGAGGCTCGCGGCGACGACGAGGAGAGCCAGATCCTGCGGCAATCAGGAGGGGCAAGGTGGTTCACGACAGGTTGAACATCGAGGAATGGATCTCGCGCTTCCCGCTAGCTCAGGCCCGTCGTGAGGCTGGCGACTTCGTCGAGCGAGAGCGACTCCAAAGCCCGGAGGACTATCCGAACGAGGACGCAGTTGAGGCACACATCGCGCTGATGTCGCCCGGCGGCGAGATAGTGTGCAGTCCAGGTGACCTGGCCCTGGCGGAACAGCTTCGAAGAGAGGCCTTTGCCGAGCAGCAGATCCAGGGGGTCCCGACAGACATCTTCGTCTTCGGCCGCGGCGAGCCCAACCAGCGTGAAGCAACGAAGGTGGGGGGACTGCCCTACTGGTCAGCGTCTCAGGACTGGCCATCCTCAGCCGAGGGACGGGCCCTCACCTTCATCGGGCAGATCTGCTTCGCGGACTCGCGGGACATTGTCGGCAAGCTGCCGGGCGATGTACTCCTCATCTTCGGGCCAAAGGACAGCGAGTACCTCGACCCGGATGAGTCGGAGCTGGAGTTCTTCTGGCGCGACATGGGCGACAGTGACCTGATCGGGCCAGGCGGGATGCCTCAGTGCGAGTTCGCCATCCCGCCTTCGTACGGCGTCATCTGCAGAACGTTCGACTACCCTGGCGCGGGGCCACTACTCGGACGCTATCGTGAGGCCGAACTCCTCGCCGTACTGGAAGGCACGAAGATCGGAGGCGTGCCCCGGTGGATTCAGGATCCAGAGTCGCTGCCTGGCAGGTTCTTGTGTGCGCTCGGCTCGCTCTCCTTCTCAGCCGATGCGCCCTATCCGTTCGTCAACATGCCTGAGCCCGTCGCAGACGCGGACCTGCACGGGCCGATGTGGGGCGACATGGGGAGCCTTTACGTGTTCCTCGAAAGAGGGGAGGTCCTGCACGTCATTGTGCAATGCTATTGACCATCGCGAAGATAATGGGGATCGCCAGCGGCGACTCCTCCACTACAGACGTGTGGGAAGTGCCTAGAAGGCATCTCGTCCTACTCGGGGATGGAATCGAAACCCGAGAAGGCCGACCCCCTAGAAAGTCGCAATAATCCGCCCGCCGTGCGCTCAACACACCGGCCTGGGCGGAGACCCCCATCGGACGGGAGTTCGAAATGGCAAGTGGTCAGCGTGTTCGAATCGAACCCCGAGAAAACCGAGGGTCGAAAAACCCGCATAAACACTGGATTCTCTACCAACGGACGGATTGGCAGAAGTCCGGAGGTTTCAGAGAAAGAGAGGCCCGAAGGGCCGTTTTGGGCGTCCGAAGGGGTCGAAAAAGGGGTGATCCGGCACGGGAATCACCAGAAGTGCCGCTTGGCGAAAGCGCGGCCCGATCCGGATTTCAGATATCGTTCAAACGCGCTAGCTCGGCCTCGATTGTCGAAACCGACTACTGCTACGATGCGCCACGGCACGTACCTCGACGTATGGGGCGACTTGCCAGCGTTATGCTCTTTGAGGCGTTCCTCCGGGTCCGATGCCAGTCCAACGTACCGCTGCTGCGGATCGCGCACGCTTGCAAGGAGATAGACGCACTTCACGGCAAGGCCCTCCTCCGCCGAGGCTTCGGCGGGCACCAGCCTTCGTCGGAACCACGGCTTGCCAGCCGCAGCTTCAGCGAAGGCTGGTCGAGGAAAACGACCTGAGATCGAAACATTCTCTAGCTGTGGACGAGGTCGGCGTTTCGATTCTCACCCGGTAGTCCGCGTGGGAATCGAACCGTCTCTCCAGTCCGACGGGCAAGCCTGAATGGCAGCCCGAGTTCCGTCCTCGCGTCCGCGCCTACCATCGCCTCAGTATCCGGCGGGCGCAGTACGCCATCTGGGCAGTCAAAGTGGTGTCCCAAGCCGACTTAGCACGGACAGCGTGTCCGAAATCCCAGGCACTGAACCGCTGGCCCGCATACACGGACCAGGGCTATCCATTGGCCACTAGAACCACTTTGCCGGCGTGTCCGCCGCGCTCGAGCAACTCGTGCGCGCGATAGGCCTCCAGCAACGGGATGCGCTCCGCGATCACCGGCTTGATCTTGCCTGTTGCCGCCGAATCCAGGAGCTCCGTCAAGGTTTCACGGTACCAGTCGTTGTGCATGTGCGGGAACTTCATCATGTTCGGGGACAACAGTATCCGCTTACTGTCCGGAATGAGCTTGAGCAGGAAGACCGTCAGCAGGCTGAGTGGAATGACCTTCATCCCTGCCTTGGATGTCGCAACACTGCCAAGTGGCACCAACCGTCCACCTTTGCGCAGGACTCGGTAGGAGCGCCAGAGTTGCCGTGCACCCCCGATGGGATCGAACACTGCATCCACCCCATCGCCGGTCAGGTTGCGGATGCGCTCGACGAAGTCTTCTGTGCGGTAGTCAATAGGTATGGCTCCGAGCGCAGACACTAGTTCGTGATTGTGCTGGGACGCCGTGCCGTACATTTCTAGCTCGGCCAGCTTGCCAAGCTGGAGCAGAGCGGTGCCCAGGCCTCCCGCCGCACCGTGGATCAGGACCCTCTCGCCGCTGCGCACGCTGGCGGTCTTGTGTAGGTACAGGTGTGCGGTGAGGTAGTTCACAACCAGGGCGACGGCCTCGGCGGGATCCAGGCCCGAGGGGACGGACACCAACTGGCTAGCGGGCCGGCAGATGAACTCTGAATAGCCGCCGCTATCGCCGAAGGTCCAGCCGGCAACCCTCTGCCCCGGCTGCGCAGTTGACACCCTGTCGCCCAGCTTGTCCACCACGCCCACTATGTCCTCGCCCGGGGTGAAAGGCACGCGCGGATTCCCGGGGAACGATATTGAGCGGATCATGAGGTCGTAGGCGGAGACTCCAGCGGCGAGGACCTTCACCCGGGCCTCGCCGCGCCGTGGTTCGGGAAGACCCTCCTCTATGACCTGTAGCACGTCCGGCCCGCCGCGCTGTTTCACGATGATGCGATGATTCCTGACCTGCTTCATGCGAATCCCTTCGGCGGAATCGGTCTCGCTGGCTACTGCCAACGGTCGGGCGCCTCTGCTCCCTCGCTATCCATCGGGTGGGTACCACATCGAGCTTGGCGGCAGGCCGTGCCGCTAGCGTCCGACATCTGGATAGCAAGAACGAGACCTCATGGCGGATCTCAGCTTAATCCTGTTGCAGGGCGCACGGTGATACAAGTCCGGCCTGAGTCTCAGCTACCAGGTGTTGTTGAGGTTCAGCATTGGTGGGACAAATTCGGGGCTGAAATAAGCTGCAGGCCCGCTGTCCCTGCTCTTGCATCTTGTTCCGTCCGGGCGAGCCTTCGGGAGTGCTCGCGCCTGGCCACAACGCTCCCCACCCGCAAGCGCTTTTCTCCGCGCCAGTACGCCTTCCCTGTGGGCGGAGGAGACATCGGGCGGGAGGAGCGGCGAATGGGGTTGGCGGTGACGGGTGCGCGGGGTGGCATGTGACTCGTGCGGAGGATGAATGCCGCCTCATCCATCCCGAAGTGCACCTCAGCATTTGTTCGGTTCCTGCGGAGGACGCACACTTCAACGGATACCGATACGGTCGCGTACGCGGGGAATTATTGCATACGGGTCGAGGACCCAAACAGGCTCGCCCTTGTCGTCCTCGCGCACTACGGGCATCTCGTCGTTGTTGATAGTGGCGGCAACCTTGGGCGCTTCGGTATGAATACGGATTTCGCTGGGATGTGTGCCAAGGTCTTGCCAGACCTTCACCCGCCAGTGGACGCTGCTCCAGAAAGGCCGAAAACCAGCGTCTATTCGCAGTTCGAGCGTGCCGTCCGGGGTCTGAGTTACCGCCAGTTTGCCAAAGGGAAAACGTTCCGTTTCAACCCGGGCAATGGGCGTGTCCAACTCAAGGGGAAGCTGAAGGGCGGGTTGGGGCTGATACGCCACGTAGGTTCGCGACGGTGCGGCGGAGAGGAGCCAGACGGTTTCGCCGGACTTGGTTTTCAGGCATGCGTCGTGGGTATGCAGTTCGCTTGCGCCAACCGCCATTTCTGGCGATTGAAGATGGCGGGGCGTGGTCTGGTCTTTGCCGTTTGCGCGCCGCAGGAGATACCTTTCTTCGTAACAGTGCCATTTCATTTCCAGACTGCGCCCAGGCCGCCCGTAGCGAATATGCCGAACGAAACCATCGGCATTCTCTCTGACCTTGGCCTTGAGCATGATATCCCGGAAATGCTCAAATGAACCGTATTCGGCCGCATCGCCCATTTCGACGACAAAGCCGCTGCGGGCTTTTACCCACTCTTCGTCAGAAATCCCTTCGATGCTATCGCCCACATAGTTGTCCTGATAGAGTACAAGTTGGCGAGTCCGTTCTTCGATGGTGGTATTGCAAGGGCCGCGCAGAGGCGTGGCTTCAAGTGGTCGAATGCCAACATAGGTGTCGCCGTCACAAATGAACCACCAGTCACCGGGTTTGAGTTCTAAGGGCAGGTGGATAACTGGATCGCGGTTGACAAAGAGGCCCTCAAGCCCCGGTTTCCAGCGGAAGAGGAACATTGCAGCCGACACGCGATGTATCTTGTCCGCAACCGGCTGAATGTCGTTGGGGCCGCGGTTCCGTCCTGAATAGGTGAAGAGCATCGTGTTCCTATGCTGAAGCACACCCGCGCGCCCCCACTCGCTGAACTCCCGCATCCACGGCCCAGGCAAACCCGACCATTCGTCCTTGACGGGTTGGCTGGGATTGTTTTCAAAGTAGAGTTCGGTGCGGTCGAGGAAAGCAGCGCCGTTGAACACGTAATGCGGGTAGAGCGCCGCGAACCGTTTGGGACTGCCCAGAGGGGCATCTGCATCGGCCCGACTGTCGTTCCACCAAGCGGAGGCGTAAACCATGCATGCAGAGGCTTCGTACGGATGGTTGATCGAACCTATGGCGTATTGTCCGGTCTGATAATTGACAATTTCGCCCAGGACAGGTTCCGGCCTTTCGTCCGTCCAGCCCGCCAATTTCGGATAACGGTTCATCCACGGGATGAGTTGCACCGAGCAGCGCAATTCGTTGGGAAAGCGTTTACGCCAAGCAATATCCTGCAGGTACGCGGGCAGATCCGGCACCATCCCCTCAACGTCATCGAGCGGCCAACGGCCACCCGTGGCTTTCAGCCGCCAGACGCCCCAGTCGAAGAACTCGTTGATCCAGATGGGGTTTTCGACTCCCGTGGCGAATTGAAGGCGGTCTCCGCTCGTGCCCAACCATGCGCCCGGCGCCATGCGGCTGCCAGGCCCGGTGATTCGTTCCACCACGGGCGACCAGGTGAGGAATCGGTTTATCCAGAGCCTTTCCGCAATCATGCGGGCCATCCGAGCCAGTTCCGGATCACGGAGAAAGGCCTTCATCGCATCATAACCGTTGGAACTGCACCAATGACCTTCGAGCACATTAAACTCGGGTATATCGCCGCTCAAATTCAGGTTTTCTAATTCGCCGCGGAGGCCCCAGTAGGTAGCATCCCGGACAGCGAGGTTACCGGTGACCTCCCATGTCAACGCCAAGAAGCTCAGATAATCGTGTGCGTTTGCGCCATTGTACCCCGGAGCATGCATCCACAGAGTTGGTTCCACATCGGCGGTCTCAGGGCGGAAAGCCAGAAGCACATCCTTGATGGCTTGGTGTGCTTCCGGTGTCAGCCTTTCGCCGATGCGTAAGACAAGGATGGCGAGTGGAATCAATTGCGTTTGATATTCGCATACCTCTTTGGCGGGATGCCTGCGGTTCGGATCGCGCCAAGCCGCTTCGATCTCCGCTTGTTCTTTCCGGCAGAACTCGACGATCTCACGATTAACCGCTACAACATCCACAGGGTCGCCAACCAGCAACCGTTCGAACTGCGTTAACTTCGGGTAGTCGAGGCGACCAGGATTGCTCTTGTAGATATTGCCGCGCATCCGGTGGCGCAAGGCTTCCCATCCGCAGGCCACGGTTCCGTTGAGGAAGCTGTCGAAAGGCTCCTGGATCATTTCCCTGACATCCGGATAGGGCGGGTGGGCTTGTTGCGGGTGCGCCAGCGCAGGTATCCAAACGTCCCAAACGGCGGGAAGCAGCAAAAGCGAGAAGAGAGCCTTTCTGAATATGTTTTGATTGGCGCACATAACGTTATCTCGGCCAAACTGGACTCGTTCTGGGGCGCCAGTTCATTTCTGGGGCGTTTCCCTTCGCCCCGGGAAGCAGGAACATCCCGCTGAGCTCTTGTCCCGTTCTCGCGGAGGACGCACAGGTCCGAATCTGAAGCCCTTTTCC
Proteins encoded in this region:
- a CDS encoding LamG domain-containing protein, which gives rise to MRPWVFVALLLLVSPCAAADRGGVLFYAGFEGTADAVAVGDATARGEEGGPQFAPGKRGQALLSGENAGYVSYAVEGNVHPERGSIEFWICPQDWDGTDEKFHVFFEASDPGWLLIYKFHSPGVGLFLISEMRETWSTAGQNFSPLQPGEWHHLAATWSPREISFYLDGEASTRLPRPQIPQGLSGRFLVGDRPWHFKRDARSLVDELYIYDRALVAEEVAWAYEHAADRPPGEDVPAGLGPRVQMMARPRASQREIRVEVEVNPRGGAQAAGGVARLEPPAGTKPAPVRMLSYETGEAVIPFTELAPGEYRVKVTMRGRDGAEIGAASQTLTAPGPPVWRGNKIGIPDAPPPPWTPLTTKSLPQLPTSITCWGRRYELGSLGLPSRIESAGAELLGAPVRMRLTAGGKPVRWQARERRLVEATPMVARFAGSAKCDLGTLEWTCAAEFDGMLRYDLTLTPAPGAVADSMELRVPLDPAHATLYHTVMTPYNTARGAVPPEQGAFLKANWAMYWWLGDEERGLAGFCESDEAWDRVDRGDGFRIERTPTSVDAVWSFWETPRTLTEPWRFTCGLQATPVRDISGWRKWRLTPGVNANAHILWPTADVIRYYGYPQATDPEKYGALVADYHAKGIAVVPYSILNGISAQAPEWSFYGEEWANGAADPGSADVIAYKAPLYGCSPAPDWIDFVVWANERYVR
- a CDS encoding class I SAM-dependent methyltransferase, with amino-acid sequence MHFTEYWSIVERSHTIQNPISPEKLGLLADYCRVRDGARVLDVGSGKGWLLCTWAKAWQIDGTGLEVSPWFVAAARQRAEVEGVVDRLNFIEGPALDFAPQPASYDGVLCIGASFALNNFDEAVAWMRRAVKSDGVLAIGEPFLNRPLPPEVAALAGPEAAQWRSLAGTVAALEAHGLELCGLITASPDDWDHYESPHWLAAREWAAANPDHPEREELLRGVRRAREAYFGWQRDYLGWSIFVAAPA
- a CDS encoding DUF1963 domain-containing protein, which gives rise to MVHDRLNIEEWISRFPLAQARREAGDFVERERLQSPEDYPNEDAVEAHIALMSPGGEIVCSPGDLALAEQLRREAFAEQQIQGVPTDIFVFGRGEPNQREATKVGGLPYWSASQDWPSSAEGRALTFIGQICFADSRDIVGKLPGDVLLIFGPKDSEYLDPDESELEFFWRDMGDSDLIGPGGMPQCEFAIPPSYGVICRTFDYPGAGPLLGRYREAELLAVLEGTKIGGVPRWIQDPESLPGRFLCALGSLSFSADAPYPFVNMPEPVADADLHGPMWGDMGSLYVFLERGEVLHVIVQCY
- a CDS encoding GIY-YIG nuclease family protein, producing MKCVYLLASVRDPQQRYVGLASDPEERLKEHNAGKSPHTSRYVPWRIVAVVGFDNRGRASAFERYLKSGSGRAFAKRHFW
- a CDS encoding zinc-binding dehydrogenase, producing MKQVRNHRIIVKQRGGPDVLQVIEEGLPEPRRGEARVKVLAAGVSAYDLMIRSISFPGNPRVPFTPGEDIVGVVDKLGDRVSTAQPGQRVAGWTFGDSGGYSEFICRPASQLVSVPSGLDPAEAVALVVNYLTAHLYLHKTASVRSGERVLIHGAAGGLGTALLQLGKLAELEMYGTASQHNHELVSALGAIPIDYRTEDFVERIRNLTGDGVDAVFDPIGGARQLWRSYRVLRKGGRLVPLGSVATSKAGMKVIPLSLLTVFLLKLIPDSKRILLSPNMMKFPHMHNDWYRETLTELLDSAATGKIKPVIAERIPLLEAYRAHELLERGGHAGKVVLVANG